A part of Methanomassiliicoccaceae archaeon genomic DNA contains:
- a CDS encoding NAD+ synthase, with amino-acid sequence MVGRIPKVTSDDVQNLRSFIRDSVESTKCSGIVIGLSGGIDSAVVTKLAADTMDPERILNVFMPSRVTPAADYKTTKDLSQKWGTEYKIVDIQPAVDALTSVLLSDIEAPLERGNISARCRMIVLYNLAKKRNYIVAGTSNQSELMTGYFTKFGDGACDFTPLASTYKTEVKQIAAMIGIPQEIIDRPPSAGFWEGQTDESEMGISYDDLDAILYDMDLDFDDDEISEDLGIPKEKVREVRGLVASMEHKRLQPLRP; translated from the coding sequence ATGGTGGGAAGGATCCCCAAGGTAACCAGCGACGACGTTCAGAACCTGAGGAGTTTCATAAGGGACAGTGTCGAGAGCACCAAGTGCTCGGGCATAGTCATAGGGCTGAGCGGGGGCATAGATTCTGCAGTAGTGACCAAGTTGGCGGCGGACACCATGGATCCGGAGAGGATATTGAACGTCTTCATGCCTTCCCGTGTCACTCCTGCGGCCGATTATAAGACGACCAAGGACCTGAGCCAGAAATGGGGGACCGAATACAAGATCGTCGACATCCAGCCGGCGGTGGACGCATTGACCTCGGTGCTTCTTTCAGACATCGAAGCACCGTTGGAGAGGGGGAACATCTCTGCGAGATGCAGGATGATCGTACTGTACAACCTGGCGAAGAAGCGGAACTACATCGTGGCAGGCACTTCTAACCAGAGCGAGCTGATGACCGGCTATTTCACAAAGTTCGGGGACGGGGCATGCGATTTCACGCCGCTTGCCAGCACGTACAAGACCGAGGTGAAGCAGATCGCCGCCATGATAGGCATACCTCAGGAGATAATCGATAGGCCCCCATCGGCCGGATTCTGGGAGGGACAGACGGACGAGTCGGAGATGGGTATATCCTATGACGATTTGGACGCCATCCTTTATGATATGGACCTTGATTTCGACGATGACGAGATCTCCGAAGATCTGGGCATCCCGAAGGAGAAGGTCAGGGAGGTCCGGGGGCTCGTTGCATCCATGGAGCACAAGCGCCTTCAGCCTCTGCGTCCCTGA
- a CDS encoding CrcB family protein, whose protein sequence is MNWDMLTIVACVAAGGAIGAVLRYLVGHYMGTSAFPWSTFLINIIGCTLLTFIAFSFSGHMSKNTVFFLFTGVFGAFTTMSTFTSETVYLFYDNEIMKAAWNVVLNGGGCLLGAFIGRALSLLM, encoded by the coding sequence ATGAACTGGGATATGCTGACCATCGTAGCATGCGTTGCCGCAGGAGGTGCGATAGGAGCGGTACTGAGGTACTTGGTCGGGCATTATATGGGCACGTCCGCATTTCCCTGGAGTACGTTCCTTATAAATATCATCGGATGCACGCTACTGACGTTCATCGCATTCTCATTCAGCGGCCACATGTCGAAAAATACCGTATTTTTCCTGTTCACCGGAGTGTTCGGTGCATTCACTACAATGTCGACCTTCACATCGGAAACGGTATATCTGTTCTACGACAACGAAATTATGAAGGCCGCTTGGAACGTAGTCCTCAATGGAGGAGGATGTCTCCTCGGAGCGTTCATCGGAAGGGCCCTGTCGCTTCTGATGTAA
- a CDS encoding helical backbone metal receptor: MEKTVRIKTVLSAAIIVSCVMFTVLAASGQTNAQGTDGLIIDFGGGETYFGTIADSEDPDAKEWLDVTCTIFGFDAVWDGEEVVSIDSSVSGTDGRTWALYVVEKPVSDIQETYSWVKTSTNPQDVKIKDYAAVAWAYCSEGGNPSRAVDATGKCFYGYGHPSRIVSMAPSCTEMICSVGGERKLVGTDEYSNYPGSVESARSSGEIASIGGFTNPSYESIVMTNPDLVVCINSQYSHLNMAERLRSAGINVVVVDGGEDVSSILESIMMVGTAMGIRETADNTVDGIAAEIFNIESIVDGNSSAPKNGMIALSTDKSPWTSGSYTYASDILNIISVGNSFGDLGGWVMVNSESLVKEDIDFIVIIASDGPSTQREYDKVLDSLGDEWKRTDAYKNGKIYFLTDSAADLASRAGPRVAQFTELMARIIQDTAFDGDMPMYIGDDYRDYISLTKDPVTEGFA, from the coding sequence TTGGAAAAAACCGTGAGGATCAAGACGGTGCTGTCCGCGGCGATCATTGTATCATGTGTAATGTTCACGGTGCTTGCCGCATCGGGCCAGACAAACGCCCAGGGGACAGATGGCCTCATCATCGATTTCGGCGGGGGTGAAACGTATTTCGGAACGATCGCCGACAGCGAGGACCCCGATGCGAAAGAATGGCTCGACGTAACTTGTACGATTTTCGGTTTCGATGCCGTGTGGGACGGCGAAGAAGTAGTCTCGATCGATTCATCGGTTTCCGGGACGGACGGCAGGACATGGGCACTTTATGTTGTGGAAAAGCCCGTATCGGACATTCAGGAAACATACTCGTGGGTGAAGACATCTACAAATCCGCAAGACGTGAAAATCAAAGATTACGCCGCGGTCGCATGGGCATACTGCTCTGAAGGAGGAAACCCCTCGAGAGCCGTAGATGCCACGGGGAAGTGCTTCTACGGATACGGGCACCCGTCCAGAATTGTTTCGATGGCACCTTCGTGCACCGAGATGATCTGTTCGGTAGGCGGAGAGCGCAAATTGGTCGGTACCGATGAATACAGCAACTATCCAGGGTCCGTAGAATCGGCTAGGTCGTCAGGCGAAATAGCAAGCATAGGCGGATTCACGAATCCCAGCTATGAGTCTATCGTAATGACCAACCCGGACCTGGTAGTGTGCATCAATAGTCAATATTCTCATCTCAACATGGCGGAGAGGCTCCGTTCCGCCGGCATCAACGTAGTGGTGGTCGATGGAGGAGAGGACGTAAGTTCGATATTGGAAAGCATAATGATGGTCGGGACGGCCATGGGGATAAGGGAGACGGCCGACAATACCGTTGACGGCATAGCTGCAGAGATCTTCAACATCGAGAGCATAGTCGACGGCAACTCCTCTGCGCCGAAGAACGGCATGATCGCGTTATCGACGGACAAATCCCCGTGGACTTCAGGATCGTACACGTATGCTTCCGACATATTGAACATTATATCGGTAGGCAACAGCTTCGGCGACCTTGGTGGATGGGTGATGGTGAACTCCGAGTCGCTGGTAAAAGAGGATATTGATTTTATTGTGATAATCGCCTCCGACGGCCCCAGCACCCAGAGGGAGTACGACAAGGTTCTGGATTCATTGGGAGACGAATGGAAACGTACAGACGCGTACAAAAACGGGAAAATATATTTCTTGACGGATTCGGCAGCCGACCTCGCATCCCGTGCCGGCCCCAGGGTCGCCCAGTTCACCGAGCTGATGGCGCGCATCATTCAGGACACGGCGTTCGATGGCGATATGCCTATGTATATCGGGGACGACTACAGGGACTATATTTCACTGACTAAGGACCCGGTAACGGAGGGATTTGCATGA
- a CDS encoding DUF1846 domain-containing protein produces the protein MQDNRTAAVSKSLNVGFDNQKYIDLQSAQIKERISKFGGKLYLEFGGKLFDDFHASRVLPGFLPDSKVNMLVSIKDVAEIVIAISAYDIEKNKLRSDIGITYDLEVLRLIDSFRDRGLYVSCVVVTHYSNQKSADAFCNRLRSLSVRVYKHYLIDGYPSDIDLVVSEEGYGKNDYVETTRSLVVVTAPGPGSGKMAVCLSQLYHDNERGTHSGYAKFETFPIWNLPLKHPVNIAYEAATADLDDVNMIDPFHLETYGRTAVNYNRDIEIFPVLKAIFEGIHGESPYKSPTDMGVNMAGYCITDDETVVRAAKDEIIRRYYWTLCDRKRGAASDNSVRKMELLMKQAGVGTEDRKVAMAVHSHPSVQEMPVVAISLPDGTIVTGKTSALLAATSAMMLNALKNLAGINDSMHLISPSVIEPVQDLKTKYLGDRGASLHASEMLIALSVCATTNPVATAVLERLPELRGCEAHSSVILPDDDEELMRKLGIHVTCDPKYGSDRLFQGR, from the coding sequence ATGCAGGACAATAGGACCGCGGCTGTATCCAAATCTCTCAATGTAGGTTTTGACAATCAGAAGTATATCGACCTTCAGTCCGCACAGATCAAGGAGCGTATCTCCAAGTTCGGCGGGAAACTTTATTTGGAGTTCGGCGGAAAGCTTTTCGATGATTTCCACGCTTCCCGTGTTCTTCCAGGGTTCCTCCCGGACAGCAAAGTGAACATGCTGGTAAGCATCAAGGACGTCGCCGAGATCGTCATAGCCATAAGCGCCTATGATATCGAGAAGAACAAGCTCAGGAGCGATATAGGCATAACTTATGACCTGGAGGTTCTGCGTCTCATCGATTCGTTCCGCGACCGGGGATTGTACGTCAGCTGTGTCGTCGTGACGCATTACAGCAATCAGAAGTCCGCGGATGCATTCTGCAACAGGCTCAGGTCTCTGAGCGTACGCGTCTACAAGCATTATCTGATCGACGGATACCCGTCCGACATCGACCTGGTGGTGAGCGAAGAAGGCTATGGGAAGAACGACTACGTTGAGACCACGAGGTCGCTGGTGGTCGTCACGGCGCCCGGTCCCGGCAGCGGCAAGATGGCCGTCTGCCTGTCACAGCTGTACCACGACAATGAGAGGGGAACACATTCCGGTTACGCAAAGTTCGAGACGTTCCCGATATGGAACCTGCCCCTGAAGCATCCTGTCAACATCGCCTACGAGGCGGCAACCGCAGACTTAGACGATGTGAACATGATCGATCCGTTCCATCTCGAAACCTATGGTAGGACGGCCGTGAACTACAACCGCGACATAGAGATATTCCCTGTTCTGAAGGCCATATTCGAAGGCATCCACGGCGAATCGCCCTATAAGTCGCCCACAGATATGGGCGTGAACATGGCCGGCTATTGCATTACGGACGACGAGACGGTAGTGCGGGCCGCCAAGGACGAGATAATCCGCCGCTACTACTGGACGCTGTGCGACCGCAAGCGCGGCGCGGCCTCGGATAACAGCGTAAGGAAGATGGAACTTCTCATGAAGCAGGCCGGAGTGGGCACAGAGGACCGCAAGGTCGCAATGGCGGTACATTCGCACCCCAGCGTCCAGGAGATGCCCGTTGTTGCGATATCCCTGCCCGACGGGACGATAGTCACCGGAAAGACGTCTGCTCTCCTGGCGGCGACGTCGGCTATGATGCTTAACGCCTTGAAGAATCTCGCAGGCATCAACGATTCGATGCATCTGATATCGCCGTCCGTGATAGAGCCGGTCCAGGATCTGAAGACCAAGTATCTCGGGGACAGGGGCGCGAGCCTCCACGCATCCGAGATGCTCATCGCGCTGTCGGTATGCGCCACGACCAATCCTGTCGCCACCGCTGTGCTGGAGCGCCTGCCGGAACTCAGGGGATGCGAGGCCCATTCCTCGGTCATACTTCCGGACGACGACGAAGAGCTCATGAGGAAGCTCGGCATCCACGTCACATGCGATCCCAAGTACGGGAGCGACAGGCTTTTCCAGGGCAGATGA
- a CDS encoding flavodoxin domain-containing protein, whose translation MFSGGIGTDIELYHDSKYGNGVRVAEEFKRLMEAEGNHVNVRNIREASPRDLPQADLYVFGSPTHFGKATRGMVHFVKKVALPSGAKYAVFATFSAARPDKKTGKMPSEEELEKWRRTIPMIDEQLKARGMMKVAEMKAFVEPENLKGPLEEGWQKTVEIFVTAILGR comes from the coding sequence ATGTTTTCAGGGGGCATCGGAACGGATATCGAACTTTATCACGATTCGAAATACGGAAACGGAGTCAGGGTGGCGGAGGAGTTCAAGAGGCTCATGGAGGCCGAGGGCAACCATGTCAACGTACGCAACATCAGAGAAGCGAGCCCGAGGGATCTGCCGCAGGCCGACCTATACGTTTTCGGTTCTCCGACGCATTTCGGGAAGGCTACCAGAGGCATGGTACATTTCGTCAAGAAAGTGGCTTTGCCATCAGGGGCTAAGTATGCGGTTTTCGCCACGTTCAGCGCAGCAAGGCCTGACAAGAAGACCGGTAAGATGCCGTCGGAAGAAGAGTTGGAAAAATGGCGTCGCACGATACCAATGATCGATGAACAGCTCAAGGCCAGGGGCATGATGAAGGTGGCAGAAATGAAGGCTTTTGTCGAACCTGAAAATCTGAAAGGGCCCCTGGAAGAGGGCTGGCAAAAGACGGTAGAGATATTCGTTACCGCCATCCTCGGCAGGTAA
- a CDS encoding Rrf2 family transcriptional regulator, whose protein sequence is MQISTKGRYAMRLMLDIAKYGRGETVKIKDIADRQDISPKYLEQIISELNRAGLVKSTRGPQGGYSLVKSPEEYTVGSILRVMEGDLSVVQCVKDGEDFCDRYDTCTTVRLWARVSDAISSVVDNVTLADLLRWEVEKDIISIDGSEKE, encoded by the coding sequence ATGCAGATTTCTACCAAAGGAAGGTACGCCATGAGGCTGATGCTCGACATTGCCAAATATGGCAGGGGCGAGACGGTCAAGATCAAGGACATAGCCGACAGGCAGGATATTTCCCCGAAATATCTGGAGCAGATAATTTCGGAATTGAACCGTGCGGGGCTCGTCAAGAGCACGAGGGGACCGCAGGGAGGATATTCTCTTGTAAAATCGCCCGAAGAATACACTGTCGGTTCTATACTCAGGGTCATGGAGGGAGATCTCTCCGTCGTACAATGCGTCAAAGACGGCGAGGATTTTTGTGACAGGTACGACACCTGCACCACCGTCAGGCTATGGGCGAGGGTCAGCGATGCGATATCGTCGGTCGTCGACAACGTGACGTTAGCGGACCTTCTCAGATGGGAGGTCGAGAAGGATATTATCTCCATAGACGGTTCCGAGAAAGAATGA
- a CDS encoding carbon-nitrogen hydrolase family protein has protein sequence MELNLKVCQYRPVPADPERNSERIARELDSECPDVLIFPEMFLTGYGKDCSSMDKKTGIAIKRIEEACRDTGKAAVFGGPCYEGEKIFNSLYFVTPDDTRVYRKIHLARFGVYSEDGFASGSSPVIGEFRGVKFGLCICYDIFFPEVLRSCTLAGSVVNICISASAWQSKTFLETVLPARALENVSYTVFANNSGEMAGTLMFGGSRILSPFGDVMCSLDEGEGSCEATFSDVALSKFRNIRHHISDARKDIDWNDIESLERY, from the coding sequence GTGGAGCTCAACCTCAAGGTATGCCAATACCGCCCCGTTCCAGCAGATCCCGAACGGAACTCGGAACGCATTGCCAGGGAGTTGGATTCCGAATGCCCAGATGTTCTGATTTTTCCGGAGATGTTCCTAACAGGGTACGGAAAGGACTGTTCGTCTATGGATAAAAAGACAGGAATTGCGATAAAACGTATTGAGGAGGCGTGCCGGGATACGGGGAAGGCCGCGGTCTTTGGAGGCCCCTGCTATGAAGGCGAAAAAATATTCAATTCTCTTTACTTTGTCACTCCTGACGATACCAGAGTTTATAGAAAGATCCATCTGGCACGTTTCGGCGTATACTCGGAGGACGGTTTTGCTTCCGGCAGTTCCCCCGTTATCGGAGAGTTCCGCGGAGTGAAGTTCGGACTCTGCATCTGTTACGATATTTTCTTTCCGGAAGTCCTCAGGTCTTGTACTCTGGCCGGATCTGTCGTTAACATATGTATCTCGGCTTCCGCATGGCAGTCTAAGACTTTTCTTGAGACCGTCCTCCCAGCAAGGGCACTGGAAAATGTCAGCTATACTGTTTTCGCGAACAACTCCGGAGAGATGGCTGGCACCTTGATGTTCGGAGGATCCAGAATTTTAAGCCCGTTCGGAGATGTGATGTGTTCCTTGGACGAGGGCGAAGGTTCCTGCGAAGCTACGTTTAGCGACGTGGCTCTTTCAAAATTTCGAAACATAAGACATCATATTTCGGATGCACGCAAAGATATCGACTGGAATGATATCGAATCCTTAGAAAGATATTAA